A single Staphylococcus muscae DNA region contains:
- the ileS gene encoding isoleucine--tRNA ligase: protein MEYKDTLLMPKTKFPMRGGLPNKEPQIQEKWREQDLYNKLLAKNEGKPHFILHDGPPYANGNLHMGHALNKILKDFIVRYKTMQGFYTPYVPGWDTHGLPIEQALTKKGVKRKEMSTAEFRKMCEAFAMEQIENQKADFRRLGVNGDFENPYITLKPEYEAAQIRVFGEMADRGLIYKGKKPVYWSPSSESSLAEAEIEYHDKQSASIYVAFDIKDTKGVVDEDAKFIIWTTTPWTLPANVAISVHPELTYVQMNVEGTKYIVAEALVDEVAEQLGWDKETIVREKEVKGSELEYVEAQHPFIDRVSLVINGEHVTTDAGTGCVHTAPGHGEDDYIVGQKYDLEVISPVDAKGVFTEEAGQFEGMFYDKANKAITELLTEKGALLKLDFITHSYPHDWRTKKPVIFRATPQWFASISKVRQDILDAIDQTKFKVDWGKTRIYNMIRDRGEWVISRQRVWGVPLPVFYAENGDIIMTKETVYHVADLFEEHGSNIWFEREAKDLLPEGFTHPGSPNGIFTKEEDIMDVWFDSGSSHRGVLETRPELSFPADMYLEGSDQYRGWFNSSITTSVATRNVSPYKMLLSHGFVMDGEGKKMSKSLGNVIVPDTVVKQKGADIARLWVSSVDYLADVRISDEILKQVADVYRKIRNTLRFLLGNINDYNPETDKVAESDLLEVDRYILNRLREFTNSTLQHFDNYDYLDIYQEVQNFINVELSNFYLDYGKDILYIEAQSAHKRRSMQTVLYEILVNMTKLLAPIIPHTADEVWSHIEQETIESVHLTDMPKVEEVDQALLDKWSQFMALRDDVNRALEAARNEKVIGKSLEAKVRIGNSESFDTVEFLKNFNDLNQLFIVSQVEVVDAPAGQAYHFATVEIAKADGEKCERCWNYSDSLGTVGELTNLCPRCQQVVKTLV, encoded by the coding sequence ATGGAGTACAAGGACACATTATTAATGCCAAAAACAAAATTTCCAATGCGTGGGGGACTGCCGAACAAAGAACCTCAAATTCAGGAAAAGTGGCGTGAACAAGATTTATATAACAAACTTTTAGCAAAAAATGAAGGAAAGCCACATTTTATTTTGCATGACGGCCCACCTTATGCGAATGGTAACTTACATATGGGACATGCGCTAAACAAAATTTTAAAAGACTTCATCGTACGCTATAAGACGATGCAAGGTTTTTATACACCATATGTTCCTGGTTGGGATACACATGGTTTACCGATTGAACAAGCATTGACGAAGAAGGGCGTAAAGCGTAAAGAAATGTCTACTGCTGAATTCCGTAAAATGTGTGAAGCTTTTGCGATGGAACAAATCGAGAATCAAAAAGCAGATTTCCGTCGTTTAGGGGTGAATGGAGACTTTGAAAATCCATACATCACATTGAAACCAGAATATGAAGCAGCACAAATCCGTGTGTTCGGTGAAATGGCGGATCGTGGCTTAATCTACAAAGGGAAAAAACCTGTCTATTGGTCACCATCAAGTGAATCATCACTTGCAGAAGCGGAGATCGAATACCACGATAAACAATCAGCGTCTATCTATGTGGCATTCGATATCAAAGATACAAAAGGCGTTGTTGATGAAGATGCGAAATTCATCATCTGGACAACTACACCTTGGACGCTACCAGCAAACGTTGCCATCAGTGTACATCCTGAATTAACTTACGTTCAAATGAATGTGGAAGGTACGAAATATATTGTTGCTGAAGCGTTAGTTGATGAAGTTGCAGAACAACTTGGTTGGGATAAAGAAACAATCGTTCGTGAAAAAGAAGTCAAAGGTTCTGAGCTTGAATATGTAGAAGCACAACATCCATTCATCGATCGTGTATCACTTGTTATTAATGGTGAACATGTTACAACTGATGCGGGTACAGGTTGTGTCCATACAGCGCCTGGACACGGGGAAGATGACTATATCGTAGGTCAAAAATATGACTTAGAAGTTATCAGCCCAGTTGATGCAAAAGGTGTCTTCACTGAAGAAGCAGGCCAATTTGAAGGTATGTTCTATGATAAAGCGAACAAAGCGATCACTGAGCTATTAACAGAAAAAGGTGCGTTATTAAAATTAGACTTTATCACGCATAGTTACCCACATGACTGGCGTACGAAAAAACCAGTTATTTTCAGAGCAACACCACAATGGTTTGCGTCTATTTCAAAAGTTCGTCAAGATATCTTAGATGCCATCGACCAAACGAAATTCAAAGTTGATTGGGGTAAAACACGTATCTACAATATGATTCGTGACCGTGGCGAATGGGTTATCTCTCGTCAACGTGTATGGGGTGTACCACTTCCAGTATTCTACGCTGAAAATGGCGACATCATCATGACGAAAGAAACAGTATACCACGTGGCTGACTTATTTGAAGAACATGGTTCAAACATCTGGTTCGAACGTGAAGCAAAAGACTTATTACCAGAAGGTTTTACACATCCTGGAAGTCCAAATGGTATCTTCACAAAAGAAGAAGACATTATGGACGTATGGTTCGACTCTGGATCTTCACACCGTGGTGTATTAGAAACACGTCCAGAATTGAGCTTCCCAGCAGACATGTACTTAGAGGGTAGTGACCAATATCGTGGTTGGTTCAACTCATCAATTACAACTTCTGTTGCGACACGTAACGTTTCACCATACAAAATGTTATTATCACATGGTTTCGTTATGGACGGCGAAGGTAAAAAAATGAGTAAATCCCTTGGTAACGTAATCGTTCCTGATACAGTCGTTAAACAAAAAGGCGCTGATATCGCACGTTTATGGGTGAGTTCAGTAGACTATCTTGCAGACGTTCGTATCTCTGATGAAATCTTGAAACAAGTAGCAGATGTTTATCGTAAAATCCGTAACACATTGCGTTTCTTACTTGGTAACATCAACGACTACAATCCTGAAACAGACAAAGTAGCTGAAAGTGACTTATTAGAAGTAGATCGTTACATCTTGAATCGTCTTCGTGAATTCACAAACAGCACTTTACAACACTTTGATAACTATGATTATTTAGATATTTATCAAGAAGTTCAAAACTTTATCAATGTTGAATTAAGTAACTTCTACTTAGATTATGGTAAAGATATCTTATATATCGAAGCACAATCAGCGCATAAACGTCGCAGTATGCAAACGGTGTTATATGAAATCTTAGTCAACATGACAAAATTACTCGCACCAATCATCCCACATACAGCAGACGAGGTATGGTCACACATTGAGCAAGAAACAATAGAAAGTGTGCATTTAACTGATATGCCAAAAGTAGAAGAAGTAGATCAAGCATTATTAGACAAATGGTCACAATTTATGGCACTACGTGATGACGTGAACCGTGCATTAGAAGCGGCACGTAACGAAAAGGTTATCGGTAAATCATTAGAAGCAAAAGTACGTATCGGTAATAGTGAATCATTTGATACAGTTGAATTCTTGAAAAACTTCAATGACTTAAATCAATTATTCATCGTTTCTCAAGTTGAAGTGGTAGATGCACCAGCTGGTCAAGCATACCATTTTGCAACAGTAGAGATTGCAAAAGCAGATGGCGAAAAATGTGAACGCTGCTGGAATTACAGCGATAGCTTAGGTACAGTTGGCGAATTAACAAACTTATGCCCACGCTGTCAACAAGTTGTTAAAACACTTGTATAA
- a CDS encoding lactococcin 972 family bacteriocin, producing MKKSILLSSLLALGISGLGSIAKADEISINGGSENVDNYIGLVRSEISDQPLNQDSTVFKYIAAGPVNGGYWIRGTNSAYVISRYKHYKKEARASVVNGIGGYNGTPWNKPGSLATAQLKKTKHGNKAYYDHK from the coding sequence ATGAAAAAATCAATTCTTTTATCTTCACTCTTAGCACTTGGAATTTCAGGACTTGGTAGCATTGCAAAAGCAGATGAAATTAGCATCAACGGTGGTTCAGAAAATGTAGACAACTATATCGGTTTAGTGCGCTCAGAAATTTCAGATCAACCTTTAAACCAAGACAGCACAGTTTTCAAGTATATTGCGGCTGGACCAGTGAATGGTGGTTATTGGATTCGTGGCACTAATAGCGCATATGTCATTTCCAGATATAAACATTATAAAAAAGAGGCAAGAGCATCTGTTGTTAATGGTATAGGAGGCTATAATGGTACTCCTTGGAATAAACCAGGTTCTTTAGCAACTGCACAACTAAAGAAAACAAAACATGGCAATAAAGCATATTATGATCATAAATAA
- a CDS encoding DUF1430 domain-containing protein, with the protein MIETGNLDPLDYEHYYSNDYYFKSYLDNPYETIHEGLKKHKLDGVIRSVTSVYDTKIDIVKGLQTEIYKYTGLALLTSITFILTTLTFIQIYFKSFQFQIFLKRTMGYSYWSIHKWMVLFIVSLHIFMGTLLLPSHNTIAISVFMSITFIEVLSVVYTFMKLNRENVNLVLKGKKDD; encoded by the coding sequence GTGATTGAAACAGGAAATTTAGATCCATTAGATTATGAACATTATTATTCAAATGACTATTATTTTAAAAGTTATTTAGATAATCCGTATGAAACAATCCATGAAGGTTTGAAAAAACATAAACTTGATGGTGTGATTCGAAGTGTAACTTCTGTTTACGATACGAAGATAGATATTGTAAAAGGATTGCAGACGGAAATCTACAAATACACAGGATTAGCTTTGTTAACAAGTATCACATTCATACTTACAACATTGACGTTTATTCAAATTTACTTCAAGTCATTTCAATTCCAAATATTTCTGAAACGGACAATGGGGTATAGTTACTGGTCGATTCATAAGTGGATGGTGCTTTTCATCGTGTCTTTACATATATTCATGGGGACACTGTTATTACCGAGCCACAATACCATTGCGATTTCAGTCTTTATGTCAATTACATTCATTGAAGTGTTATCTGTTGTGTACACGTTTATGAAGTTAAACCGTGAAAATGTCAATCTCGTATTGAAGGGGAAGAAAGATGATTAA
- a CDS encoding ABC transporter ATP-binding protein: MIKLQNINKSFGRKRIFENFDLMIQQGDFVVIHGASGKGKSTLLNIIGLLENPDSGTVTFKDKVIQKEKDKLTFKRDDIAYVYQHYGLLENESVLKNLTLPLNVHKKDQARIEAVMTRVGLENLPLNTKVYTCSGGEQQRIAIARAILKNPSIIIADEPTGNLDDHNSETVIEMFKALNASGVTVVLATHEPMYFSIGSKEIDLDAIII; encoded by the coding sequence ATGATTAAGTTACAAAATATTAATAAGTCGTTCGGTCGCAAGCGTATTTTTGAAAATTTTGATTTAATGATTCAACAAGGGGACTTTGTTGTTATACATGGTGCCAGTGGAAAAGGAAAGTCAACGTTATTGAATATTATTGGTTTATTGGAAAATCCTGATTCAGGTACAGTCACTTTTAAAGATAAAGTGATTCAAAAAGAGAAAGATAAGTTGACCTTTAAACGTGATGATATCGCATATGTGTACCAACACTATGGCTTGTTAGAAAACGAATCTGTGTTGAAGAATTTAACGTTGCCTTTGAATGTGCATAAAAAAGATCAAGCACGTATCGAAGCAGTGATGACACGTGTAGGATTAGAAAATTTACCACTCAATACAAAAGTTTATACATGTAGTGGTGGAGAGCAACAGCGTATTGCAATCGCACGTGCAATATTGAAAAATCCAAGTATCATTATTGCAGATGAGCCCACAGGTAACTTAGATGATCATAACAGCGAGACAGTGATAGAGATGTTTAAAGCCTTGAATGCATCAGGTGTTACAGTTGTGTTAGCAACGCATGAGCCGATGTATTTCAGCATTGGTAGTAAAGAGATTGATTTAGATGCCATTATAATTTGA
- the lspA gene encoding signal peptidase II codes for MKRQYYIGLSLIIFFIVVIADQLTKWVIATQMTIGESFNVIPHFLNITSHRNDGAAWGILSGQMGFFYLITIVIIVALVIFYIKEAKNHMTMQVAITLLLAGAIGNFIDRVLNGEVVDFVDTVIFGYDFPIFNIADASLTIGVAILVILLLTDKTNDKRKV; via the coding sequence ATGAAACGACAATATTATATCGGGTTATCACTTATTATATTTTTCATCGTAGTCATTGCGGATCAATTAACGAAATGGGTTATTGCGACACAGATGACGATTGGTGAATCATTCAACGTCATTCCGCACTTCCTAAATATTACATCACATCGTAATGATGGTGCAGCATGGGGCATTTTAAGTGGACAAATGGGTTTTTTCTATTTGATTACGATTGTGATCATCGTCGCCTTGGTTATTTTTTATATTAAAGAAGCCAAGAATCATATGACGATGCAAGTTGCAATTACATTACTGCTTGCAGGAGCAATTGGAAATTTTATAGATCGTGTATTAAATGGAGAAGTTGTTGACTTTGTCGATACCGTTATTTTTGGCTATGATTTTCCAATATTTAACATTGCAGATGCAAGTTTAACAATTGGCGTAGCGATTCTTGTGATTCTCCTATTAACAGATAAAACAAACGATAAGAGAAAGGTGTAA
- a CDS encoding RluA family pseudouridine synthase — MEQHQFKIEDSAHHLQRIDKILPIFNSEWSRSQIQDWIKEGLVAVNGKPVKSNYKLKLDDQVVVTEKEVIEADIQPENLNLDIYYEDEDVAIVYKPKGMVVHPSAGHYSGTLVNGLMYQIKDLSGINGEIRPGIVHRIDKDTSGLLMIAKNDVAHRALVEQLMAKTVTRKYTALVHGHIPHEFGTIDAPIGRNKNDRQSMAVEDDGKPAVTHFNVLENFKNHTLVSCQLETGRTHQIRVHMKYIGYPLVGDPKYGPKKTPDIGGQALHAGVIGFEHPRTGEYIERTAPLPESFEAVIEQARREEI, encoded by the coding sequence ATGGAACAACATCAATTTAAAATTGAAGACTCAGCGCATCATTTACAACGTATTGATAAAATTTTACCAATTTTTAATAGTGAATGGTCACGCAGTCAGATTCAAGATTGGATCAAAGAAGGCTTAGTGGCAGTGAATGGCAAACCAGTCAAATCAAACTATAAACTAAAATTAGATGATCAAGTAGTTGTCACAGAAAAAGAAGTTATCGAAGCAGATATACAACCAGAAAATCTTAACTTAGACATCTACTATGAAGATGAAGATGTTGCTATCGTGTATAAACCAAAAGGCATGGTTGTTCATCCATCAGCAGGTCACTATTCAGGAACACTTGTGAATGGTTTGATGTATCAAATTAAAGATCTATCAGGCATTAATGGCGAAATTCGTCCAGGTATTGTTCATCGTATTGACAAAGATACGTCAGGTTTATTGATGATAGCTAAAAATGATGTCGCACATCGTGCACTTGTGGAACAATTAATGGCAAAGACAGTCACACGAAAGTATACAGCACTTGTACACGGACACATTCCACATGAGTTTGGAACAATCGATGCACCGATTGGTCGTAATAAAAATGATCGCCAATCAATGGCTGTTGAAGATGATGGTAAACCTGCTGTGACGCATTTTAATGTTTTAGAAAACTTTAAAAATCACACACTTGTGTCATGTCAGTTAGAAACAGGTCGTACACACCAAATTCGTGTACATATGAAGTATATTGGCTATCCATTGGTAGGTGACCCGAAATATGGTCCGAAGAAAACACCAGATATTGGCGGACAAGCGCTTCATGCAGGTGTAATTGGTTTTGAACATCCACGTACGGGTGAATACATTGAACGTACTGCACCGCTACCTGAGTCATTTGAAGCTGTGATTGAGCAAGCACGTCGTGAAGAAATTTAG
- the pyrR gene encoding bifunctional pyr operon transcriptional regulator/uracil phosphoribosyltransferase PyrR, producing the protein MTSRIILDESAINRTLTRIAHEILEYNKGSENLVLLGVKTRGEFLANRIQQKIQQIEDVQVPTGTIDITSFRDDKHTRHVVNDKTYQIDTDLTDRVVIIVDDVLYTGRTVRASLDAILLHSRPQKIGLATLVDRGHRELPIRADFVGKNIPTSRDESVNVYLTETDDRNAVEIT; encoded by the coding sequence GTGACAAGTCGAATCATTTTAGATGAGTCTGCAATTAATCGTACGTTAACACGTATTGCACATGAAATTTTAGAATACAACAAAGGCTCTGAAAACCTTGTGTTGCTTGGTGTGAAAACACGTGGAGAATTTTTGGCGAATCGCATTCAACAAAAAATTCAACAGATTGAAGATGTGCAAGTACCAACGGGAACGATTGATATTACAAGTTTTCGTGATGACAAGCATACACGCCATGTTGTCAATGACAAGACATATCAAATTGATACAGATTTGACAGATCGTGTAGTCATTATTGTGGATGATGTATTGTATACAGGTCGAACAGTTCGTGCTTCATTGGATGCCATTTTATTACATAGTCGCCCACAAAAAATTGGTTTGGCAACGCTTGTAGATCGTGGACATCGTGAACTACCTATCCGTGCAGACTTTGTAGGGAAGAATATCCCGACGTCACGTGATGAATCCGTGAATGTGTATTTAACAGAAACAGACGATCGCAATGCGGTTGAAATTACATAA
- a CDS encoding uracil-xanthine permease family protein, whose product MENEQMFERTVQPVLDVNEKPKAGQWAFLSLQHLFAMFGATVLVPFLTGLPVSSALLASGIGTLLYILITKGKIPAYLGSSFAFITPIITGLSTNSLGDMLVALFMSGVMYIIIGIAIRFSGTNWLMRLLPPVVVGPVIMVIGLSLAPTAVNMAMFENSSAMKDYNLTYVSVAGITLIVTLLVQGFAKGFFSLIPVLIGIVTGYVTAIIFGIVDFKPVAEAKWFQFPDIYIPFADYQPSFHLGLVAVMLPIVFVTVSEHIGHQMVINKIVGRNFFKDPGLHRSIIGDGVSTMFSSIIGGPPSTTYGENIGVLAITRIYSIYVIGGAAVIAIILGFVGKFTALVSSIPTPVMGGVSILLFGTIAASGLRMIVESQVDFAKNRNLVIASVILVIGIGNMMLNLSDVGVNLTIEGMALSATAGIILNLLLPKGKN is encoded by the coding sequence ATGGAAAATGAACAAATGTTTGAACGTACAGTACAACCTGTACTCGATGTGAATGAAAAACCGAAAGCAGGTCAATGGGCGTTTCTAAGCTTACAACATTTATTTGCGATGTTTGGAGCGACGGTGCTAGTGCCATTCTTGACTGGATTACCAGTGTCATCAGCACTACTTGCTTCAGGGATTGGGACGCTACTTTATATCTTAATTACAAAAGGGAAAATTCCTGCTTATCTCGGATCAAGCTTTGCGTTTATTACACCAATCATCACAGGGTTAAGTACGAACAGTCTTGGAGATATGTTAGTGGCACTGTTCATGAGTGGTGTAATGTACATCATCATTGGGATTGCGATCCGATTTAGTGGTACGAACTGGTTGATGCGTTTGTTACCTCCAGTTGTTGTAGGACCAGTGATTATGGTTATCGGTTTAAGCTTAGCACCAACTGCCGTTAATATGGCAATGTTCGAAAATTCAAGTGCGATGAAAGACTATAACTTAACATATGTTTCAGTTGCTGGGATTACGCTAATTGTGACATTACTTGTACAAGGTTTTGCGAAAGGGTTTTTCTCACTCATTCCAGTATTGATTGGGATTGTGACAGGGTACGTGACAGCGATTATCTTTGGCATTGTTGACTTCAAGCCAGTCGCAGAAGCAAAATGGTTCCAATTTCCTGATATTTACATTCCATTCGCAGACTATCAACCGTCATTCCATCTTGGACTTGTCGCAGTCATGTTGCCAATCGTATTCGTTACAGTCAGCGAACATATCGGTCATCAAATGGTTATTAATAAAATTGTTGGACGCAACTTCTTCAAAGATCCAGGTTTACATCGTTCAATCATTGGTGATGGGGTATCTACGATGTTCTCAAGTATTATCGGTGGTCCACCAAGTACAACATATGGTGAAAACATTGGTGTGCTTGCGATTACAAGAATTTACAGTATTTATGTCATCGGTGGTGCGGCAGTGATTGCTATCATCTTAGGATTCGTTGGCAAGTTCACGGCTCTTGTATCATCTATACCAACGCCTGTTATGGGTGGAGTGTCAATCTTACTGTTCGGTACGATTGCAGCAAGTGGTTTACGCATGATTGTAGAAAGTCAGGTTGACTTTGCGAAAAATCGTAACTTAGTCATCGCATCAGTCATCTTAGTCATCGGTATTGGTAACATGATGTTGAATTTATCAGATGTTGGTGTGAACTTAACGATTGAAGGAATGGCGTTATCAGCAACAGCAGGTATCATCTTGAATTTATTACTACCAAAAGGTAAGAATTAG
- a CDS encoding aspartate carbamoyltransferase catalytic subunit has product MKHLVSMANLSIEEMQHLIDTAIQYKTGVVQPHLKGKYIANLFFENSTRTKCSFEMAEQRLDMKRINFDTATSSVNKGESLYDTCRTLQSIGCDALVIRHQENDYYNQLLEMGIPIINAGDGSGQHPTQSLLDLMTIYEEFGRFEGLKVVICGDIKNSRVARSNYHSLTALGAEVVFSSPEIWQDDQMPGEYVELDDVISDVDVVMLLRVQHERHDDGAQGFEANTYHEQYGLSQARYDRMKEQAVIMHPAPVNRGVEIANHLVEAPKSRIFKQMENGVYVRMAVLTETIQS; this is encoded by the coding sequence ATGAAGCATCTTGTCTCAATGGCAAACTTATCTATTGAAGAAATGCAGCATTTAATCGATACGGCAATACAGTATAAAACGGGTGTAGTACAACCGCATTTAAAAGGAAAATATATTGCCAATCTGTTCTTTGAAAACTCCACGCGTACGAAGTGTAGCTTTGAAATGGCAGAACAGCGATTGGATATGAAACGTATCAATTTTGATACAGCAACTTCATCTGTGAATAAGGGGGAATCATTGTATGATACATGTCGCACGTTACAAAGTATCGGTTGTGATGCGCTCGTTATCCGCCACCAAGAGAATGATTACTACAATCAATTGCTAGAGATGGGGATACCGATTATTAATGCAGGCGACGGCAGTGGGCAACATCCTACACAGAGTTTGCTAGACTTGATGACGATTTATGAAGAATTTGGACGTTTTGAAGGCTTGAAAGTTGTAATCTGTGGCGATATTAAAAATTCACGTGTGGCACGCAGTAATTATCACAGTCTTACTGCGCTTGGGGCAGAAGTTGTTTTCTCAAGTCCGGAGATTTGGCAAGACGATCAGATGCCAGGGGAATATGTTGAACTTGATGATGTCATATCTGATGTTGATGTTGTGATGTTATTACGTGTACAACATGAACGTCACGATGATGGTGCACAAGGGTTTGAAGCGAATACATACCATGAACAGTATGGTTTATCGCAAGCACGCTACGATCGAATGAAAGAACAGGCAGTTATTATGCATCCAGCACCGGTTAATCGTGGTGTAGAAATTGCAAATCATCTCGTTGAAGCACCGAAGTCACGCATTTTTAAGCAAATGGAAAATGGCGTATACGTACGCATGGCTGTATTAACTGAAACGATACAATCTTAA
- a CDS encoding dihydroorotase — MKLIKNAQILEAGSLKKVDVLIEGKKVKQIAPAIEATDDMIVIDAKGQFLAPGFVDVHVHLREPGGEHKETIETGTLAVARGGFTTVCPMPNTKPVPDSVENMERLNQLISDNAHVRVLPYAAITERQAGKQHVDFKALTEEGAFAFTDDGVGVQEAAMMYEAMQKAKEQGKAIVAHCEDNSLIYGGAMHEGKRSAELGIPGIPNICESVQIARDVLLSEATGCHYHVCHVSTKESVRVIRDAKRAGIHVTAEVTPHHLLLTEDDVPGDNAMYKMNPPLRSQADKEALIEGLLDGTIDCIATDHAPHAADEKAQTMTRAPFGIVGSETAFPLLYTHYVKTGEWTLQQLVDYLTIKPAETFNLPYGRLAEGELADLTLINLEDEFEIKAEDFLSKASNTPFLGEKVYGNPVLTMVEGDIRYEGDHA, encoded by the coding sequence ATGAAATTAATTAAAAACGCACAAATTTTAGAAGCAGGATCATTGAAAAAGGTAGATGTGTTAATCGAAGGTAAAAAAGTAAAACAAATTGCACCAGCGATTGAAGCAACAGACGATATGATTGTGATTGATGCGAAAGGTCAATTTTTAGCACCGGGATTTGTAGATGTACATGTTCATTTAAGAGAACCGGGTGGTGAGCATAAAGAAACAATTGAAACGGGGACGCTTGCAGTGGCACGTGGTGGATTTACAACAGTATGTCCAATGCCCAATACGAAACCTGTCCCAGACTCAGTTGAAAATATGGAACGATTGAACCAATTAATTTCAGATAATGCGCATGTCCGTGTGTTACCATACGCAGCGATTACAGAACGTCAAGCTGGTAAACAACATGTCGACTTTAAGGCATTAACAGAAGAAGGTGCCTTTGCCTTTACAGATGACGGTGTGGGCGTACAAGAAGCGGCGATGATGTATGAAGCGATGCAAAAAGCCAAAGAGCAAGGTAAAGCCATCGTGGCACATTGTGAAGACAATAGCTTGATTTACGGTGGGGCAATGCATGAAGGGAAGCGCAGTGCAGAGTTAGGCATTCCGGGAATTCCGAACATCTGTGAATCTGTCCAAATTGCTCGAGATGTCTTACTCAGTGAAGCAACAGGCTGCCATTACCATGTTTGTCACGTTTCAACAAAGGAAAGCGTACGAGTGATCCGTGATGCAAAACGAGCAGGTATTCATGTAACGGCAGAAGTAACGCCGCATCATTTGTTATTAACAGAAGACGACGTACCTGGAGACAATGCAATGTATAAAATGAACCCACCATTGCGTAGTCAGGCGGATAAAGAAGCGTTAATCGAAGGCTTACTAGACGGCACGATTGACTGCATCGCAACGGATCACGCACCACATGCTGCAGATGAAAAAGCTCAAACAATGACACGTGCACCATTTGGTATTGTCGGCAGTGAAACAGCATTCCCGTTATTGTATACACATTATGTGAAAACAGGTGAATGGACTTTACAACAATTGGTAGATTACTTAACAATCAAACCAGCGGAAACATTCAACTTGCCATACGGACGCTTAGCAGAAGGTGAATTGGCTGACTTAACATTAATCAACTTAGAAGATGAATTTGAAATTAAAGCAGAAGATTTCTTATCAAAAGCATCAAACACACCATTCTTAGGCGAAAAGGTATACGGAAACCCAGTACTAACAATGGTAGAAGGCGACATTCGATATGAGGGGGACCACGCATAA